TTGAGCCGGTGCCGGTCGAGCGCATCGCGATGCCGGGAATGGAGGATGGGGCGAGGGTATCGCCAATGTGGACGGGGCCGTTTTCCAGGGAAACCTTGACGGGGACGCGTCCGGCGAGGACGAGAGGTTTGCCGGTGAGGGGAGCATCAACAGATTTTCCGTTCGCATTGATGATGAATCCGCTGGTGCCGTCAGAGATAACGCCGAGGATGCCTTGGTTGTCTTTGCCGCAGCGGATGACGCTTTCGCGGCGCAAGGGATCGGCGCAGACGATGTCGCCGGCTTCCACATTGTCGGCGGCAGGAATCGTCTCGGCGAGATCCGGCGTGGTGCTGGCGAGGAACGAGCCGACGGCCCGGACATTGCCGGTGTTATCAATCGACATGCGATCACCAATCCCGCTCTGCCAAAAGGAGGCCTTGCCGTTTAAGGCATAAAAAGACCACTGCCCATAGGTAGCCACCCCACCACGATCGTAGATATTAAGTTCGGCATTGGGGCCGGTGGAGATGAACATACCGCCGTAGACAGTGCCATTGGCGATGATGTTGCTGTTGACCGTCAACGTTCCGGCTGCCGTATTGATGTTGCTGGCTGTCACCGTTCCAGACACCGTGAGATTGGTGAGGGTGGCGCTGGATGTAATGATATTCGCGGGCAACTGGGCCGTCGGCACCGTTCCAGTGGTTAACTGCGAGGCGTTCAGGTTGGTCAAACCGCTTCCGTTGCCAGTAAACGTGCCGGTAGACGATCCAGAAAATGAACCAGCAAATGAGCCACCCAATGTGACACCGTTCTCGGTATTGGTCACTACTGCAGTTGGTAACCGCGCCAGCGGAACTGTACCGGAGGTAATTTGGCTTGCATTCAAGCTGGTCAACCCGGTGCCGTTGCCGGAGAAACTTCCATTATAGGCATAGATGAATCTCGGCGTGTTCGTCAGCACAGTCAGAGTGTTGGCATTGTGATTCGCACAAATCAAATCCACCAGACCGTCACCATTGACATTGGTTGCCACGACTGACACTGGAGCCTCGCCCACATCGAAAGTATTGAAAAGGCCAAAATGCCCGGTGCCGTTGTTGGTCAGGACCGTCAGAATGGTGCTGCCCGAATCCGCACAGATCAAATCCACCTGACCGTCGCCGTTGACATCCGCCGCCGCAACCGAATACGGCGTTGGTCCCGCGCCCAGTGTAGAAGAAAGGGCGAAATGTCCCGCACCATCGTTGATCAGCACACTCAGCGAGCTAACACTCATGTTCACGCTGATCAAATCCACCTTGCCGTCACCATTGACATCCGCTGCCGTGACCGAACCCGGACCAAAGCCCACGCCCGGCGAAGCGGAAAGGACAAAATGCCCCGTGCCGTCATTGGTCAGCACGGTGAGGGAGTTGCCACTAAAATTCGCACTGATCAAATCCGCCTTGCCATCACCGTTGACATCTGCCGCCGTAACGCCAAACGTTCCGCTGCCCGCGCCTGGCGAAGCGGAGACGGCAAAATGCCCGCTGCCGTCATTGGTCAGCACAGTGAGGGAGTTGCCACCAGAATTTGCACTGATCAAATCCACCTTGCTGTCACCGTTTATATCCGTCGCGATAACGCAATGCGGAAAACTGCCCACGCTCAGCAAAGCCGAAAAGATAAATTGCCCGGTACCGGTATTAGTAAGCACGGTGAGGGTACTGTCATTTTGATTCGCACTGATCAAATCCACCTTGCCGTCGCCATTGACATCCGCTGCCGCGACTGAAGTCGGAGCGACTCCCACGCCCAGCGAAGCCGAAAGGGCAAAATTCCCCGCGCCGTCATTGGTCAGCACTGTCAGGTTGCCATTTTGATTGTTAGGGCCGTTATTTGCGCAGATCAAATCCAGCTTGCCGTCGCCATTGACATCGGCTGCCACGACCGAATTCGGACCAAGGCCTGTGCCCAGAAAAGCGGAGCGCACGAAGTTTCCCGAGGGGAGAGCGGTCGCGGCGATGGTGCCGCTGGAATTAACGCTCGCCAGATTGATATTGGTCACGCCGGCACCATCGCCGCTAAACGTGCCGGTCAAATTCATTCCGGTCGCATTGTTGGTCACCACCGTTGGCGGCAATTGCGCCAGAGCAATCGTGCCGCTAATGTTCGTCGCAGCAATCGAATCGGCGCTGGCCGCAGTCTGGGCCGTGCCTGCATTGGGAGCGAAGATCGCGTAAGGGGCTGGCGTCACCGGCTGAAGCGGAGCCAGCATGACATAAGGATTTACGTTGCCATTGGTGCGCGCGCCGATTTGCAGCCAGTAATTGCTGCCGGTGAAAACACCTGCGCCGAAATCGAGCGTCGCGGTGAATAGGCCGTTACTAACGGCAGTGGCGCTGTTCGTGATTGGCCCGGCAACGGTGTTGCCGTTGATGCTGGCGTCAAACAAGGTAAACGTCAGATCAAAACTGCCATTAGCGGGAACGCCATTATTTTGCAAATGGCCTTGATAGCTAAACGCGGTTCCCTGGGCCGAGGCTGACAAGGAGGTGAAGAAAAGTTGGCAGAGGGCAAGACAAGAGAAGAGATGCTTTAGTTTCATGGTTGAGTCTGCGTCGGCCGTACGTCTTTTGAGTTTGATTCAAACGTCGAATCAGCGGCTGTTCTTGGCCATGGAAACGCCAGCACCCGCACTTTCTGTAATTAAAGGGGGTGTGCTAGTCAAGGGCGAACGCGAACTCTTCCTTTCTAAAGCGCAAGAAGTGCGCTACGGCTCACAGGGCCTTCGGGTTGGTTTTATGAGGAAGATTGGGATTCAAATGCTGCAAAGATTTTTGAGGGTTGGACGATGTATGCCCACCCCTCGTTGAATTGTAAACAATGATTCGCGAGACTTTTAAAAAGTCTTGATCTCATGCGTAAGCTTATTAATCATCGGTGAGTTTTGGGTGTTCCAGTTCTCGTTGTAATCATTTTGGTTCATGAAAAAATTAGTTGTTGTCCTTTGTGCGATCTTGGGCGTAACAGTCGTATTCTTGACGAGAAAGCCGTCATCCAGCAATGCGGTTACCGAGGTTCCTATACCACTCACCACGACTCAAGCGACGTCCTCTCCAAAGCAGACTGTCCAGAAGCCGTCGGCGTCAACGCGAGATTCAAAAGCGGTCGGCAGCGTCGCTCCCGGGGCTTCGCAACAGTTCGCGGCATGGCTTGCGGTGTTTGATGCGAGGTCGGCGACGCCGGAGAAAATAGCGATAGGCCAAAAGCTGGCGGAGGCACGACGGGAGGAGATGAAGCAACTTATGCGCGACAATCCGCGTGAGGCTCTGGCACAGTCGGTTTCGTTGCATCAATGGGAGGCGTTGCCGCAATCAATTCGTGAGCAGGTGGAGAAACCTTTTAGCGAAATAGCAGATTACGATGTTTTATCTGATTGCCGGTCGACGGATGAGAAGCGGGAGTCGACGATGGCGACGCAGTTTGTCCGGGGTGAAGGCAAGGTTAATGTTTTTGGGTTATTCGAGGGAGTGCCATCCAAGACCGGTCTGCCGGTGCAAGGGATTTCGTTGGATGGAGAAGTGGTGTTGCGGAATGAGGTGTTGCAGGTGTTGGATGACGCTGATGCAGCAGCTGCGAGAAAGATGTTTGCAGAGGGGAATCCGGCGGATGAATCGTTGGTGACGGGTAAGAAGATTTCCGGTGGGAAGATTACAATACTGTGGGGCGGGAAAGTGTTCACTTTCGCGAGCACGGAGGAGTTGAATGAGGTGGAGAGCGCAATGGAGCAAGCGAGGGCGCAGGTTGGGCCTAACACGATGCAGGCCGTGATGGGGGTATATGCTACTGCGGCGTGGGGAGGGACGGGACAGAGCAGTGGTAATCCGACGACGATCAAGCCGCTTTCGTTTAATCCCGCCTGGTCAGCAACGCCCAAGAAGGTGCTGGTGGTACGCGTGGATTATACGCCACCAGCAAGCAATCCTTACACATTGACGATGCTGACCAATCTTTATGCGTCTGCGTCTAATTGTTACCTTGAGATGTCGTACAGCAATACCTGGTTGATTCCGACTTATGCGACGCAGGTGGTGCAGTTGCCCCATCCCGGCGAGCTATTATTTTACGAACAGCACTTACACTGCCAATAGCCAGGGGAATCTTGTGATTGTGGAAGGGTTGGCTGCCATCATTGCGGCAGGGTTGCAGACAACCAACTACGACACGGTTCATTTGCTCGCGCCAGATCCGTTGTCCTATGGAGGGGCGTTTGCGGCGATCGGGGGAAATTTTGCCTGGTTTAATGGCGTCATGCCGACCAATGTGATTGTACATGAGACCGGTCACAATTACGGACTGGGCCATGCAAATTCCATGCAGGACTTTACGTCAAGTTGGTTGCTCAGCCCCAAGAGATCCAATGGTTCGTGGGTTGGTTCTGCGGAGTATGCTGACATTTATGACATGATGGGAGGCAGTGGGCCGCACGCACCGTTTCCGAATAGTCATTTTCATGCCCGAGCCAAATATATGCTCAATTGGATTCCGCCTGGTCAGGTGGTGGATGCGACCACCAATGGTGTCTATCGCATCTATTGCTTTGATCATCTGGAAACGCGTGCACTGGGGAAGCCAATGGCATTGCGTCTGACGGCAAATGGTGTGGAGATCTTTGGTGGTTTTCGCGAGCGCTACGCGAGTGCGCCTGATACGTCTGGGTTGTGCCTCGTGACAGGGGATGATCTATCTCGTGGCGGCCCGTCTCAATACCTTATCGATACCGTTCCTCTGCCCGTTGTGAGCAACAACGTGGTGGTGAAAGATTTAGAGGACTCTCCGCTGGGGGTTGGTCAGTGGTGGGAAGATCCTTCGGGAACATTTCGTCTTCACACGGTTGCTCTTGGTGGAACCGGAGCGAATGCTTATGTGGATGTACAGGTGGAGAAGCTCGACAGCAATCCATTACAACTTTTCACGGATGCCACACTGCGCACGAACGGATTGATGGGGAGTTACGTCAGTCGAAACCTTATGGCGACCAATCAGTTGGATTGGCGTGGGAATCAGACTATTTCGGGGCGGCGCGTGGATAAAACCCTTGATTTTGGGACTCCAGACTGGGGCAATAGTGCATCTGTTGGCATTACAGGTGGAAATGCCACGAACTGGGATAACTTTTCCGTGCAATGGGATGGCGTGCTCGTGGTGAACCAGACAGTTGATGTAGTTCTGCGCAGTGATGATTGCAGCCAGATGTGGATTGATCTGAACCATGATGGCGTCTTTGCCACCAGTGGGCCGGAGTTCATTAATAACAATTGGGGCATTGGTCAATCAGCAACCGATTCCGCAGCAACGACGTTGAAACCGGGGACTTATGCGATACGCATCCAGTACGTGGAAGGCGGAGGAGATAATGTTCTGAGATTGTTGACTACTGTGGAACCCTTTTCCGTGTATGCGGATGCCAATCTGACGACAAACGGTTTAGTGGGTAGTTACGTGAACACCAGCCTGCGCAGCGTTTCGGCGCAAACTGACTGGCGCACGTCGCAGACCATCGCTGGAACGCGGATTGACGCGTATCCGGGGTTCTTCGACAGCGGCTGGGGTGATCGCACGACACTCCATCTCACGGGAGGAACCACCAATACCGATTGGGAAAATTTCTCGGTGCAATGGGACGGGTGGATTCAGGTCACGACGCCGATGACATTTGCTTCGCGCAGTGACGATGGCTCGCGGTTCTGGATCGACTTGAACAAAGATGGATCGTTCGGAAGCGCGGCACCGGAACTGGTGACCAATCACTGGGGTGTTCCAATGTCGGGAGAAATTTGGAGCGGCATGACTCCGGTGGTTAATCCCGGTAATTACCGCATTCGCATTCAATATGAAGAAGGCAGTGGTGGAAACACGTTCGTACTCGCAGGACAAAAGGCGTGGACATCGCCAAGTTGTGCCGGCGGACAGACTTTGATCGTGGACACGACGGCGAGTGAAGGTCCTGGGTCTCTTAGCGAGGCGATCAATACTTTGAACCAATGCGGCAGCGGAACTATCCAGATTACTGCTGCTGGCACGATTCATTGTCCACCGTCGTTTAATCCAGCCATCCAAGGCCAGATAACGATTCAAGGACCGGGTGCGGGTTTGCTGCAACTGAGTGGTACGAATGCCCTGGGGGTGAGCAGCAATCTGTTTACGGTGGCCACTAATGGTTCGCTCATGCTCAGCGGGATGACATTGGCAGACGCGAACGGCATTTTCAACAGCGCCGGGACGATCAATATGACCAATTGCACACTGGCTAATTTCGGGCCTTCATCGTCGGGTGTGGGTGCAGCGATTTATGTGACGGGGACACTGCGGCTGACGAACTGTGTTTTTGGCGCGCTGAAAGCATCCGCGACGAACGGCATGTTCGAAGTGCCACCGGGACAAACACTGGTATTGACGGGCTGTGGCACCCTGGGATTAACCAATGGATTTCTCTGCAACTTTGGGACGACAGTGTTGAATGGTTTCACGGCGCATGATGGTGGGGCGGTGCGTGTCGGTGAAGGGTCCATGATTTACAATGCGGGTTCGTTGGTAGTAACCAACAGCCTGTTCACCAATGCTTTTGCGACTGGCGGTGCGATCGAAGTCGCGGCGAGCGGCACATTGACGGTGGCGAACAGCACGTTCTCGGGTGTGAAAGGCGGCGCGATTTGCAATCGGGGGTTGACGATTGTGAATGGAACCCTGCTGACCAATTGTGTCTCTGGTATCATGCGAACTGGTGGCGCCATTTACAACGCGGGCTCTTTGCGGGTCACGAATTGTGTCTTTTCAGGGAATATTGCGGCGGGCGGAAATGGCGGAGGTGTTACCTCCGGTAACTGGGGTGGAGGCGGGGGTGGAGGCGGAGGTTTCGGTGGTGCCATTCATAATGAAGCCGGCGTTACTGTTGCACAAGGCTGCACGTTTCTGAACAACCAGGCACGTGGCGGTGATGGCGGACATGGAGGTGTCGTCGCGAGTTATACGATACCTTATCCTGGCGGCACAGGTGGTTCTCCGCAAGGTGGCGTGGCACCAACAGGTAACTTTGATTTACCGGCCACACCTGGGATTGTAACGGGGGCGGGAGGCAGTGGCGAAGGGAGTTGGACCATGGGTTTCCCAGTTGGCGGCGCCGGTGCTTTCGGCGGTGGCGGCGGTGGCGGCGGCGGCAGGAACTATCCGGCCAGCTATCCTTTTTCAGACGGCGGTGCTGGCGGCACATTTGCAGGCAACGGTCATGGAAATGATGGATCCTATCCTGGAGGCGGTGGTGGTGGTGCGGGTGGCGGTGGTGCCATTTGTGTCCTGACCGGCTCGGCAAGGGTGACGTCCTGTACGTTCTACGGCAATTCAGCAACGAATGGAATGGGAGGAGGGGGCGGTGGAGGAGATGGCCAGCCCGGACAGGGCCTTGGTGGCGCAATTTTTAACGTCGGTGGACAGCTCGCCATGACGGGCAACACTTTTGCTGGTAACAGAGCCGCGACCCTAGGTGACACGGTTTATGAGCTGGTGCAGCACTCGCCGGTCTCGAGCGGATTGGTCGCGTACTGGGATTTCAATACTCCCGGAGCCAACACGAACGTCAATGATGTGTTCCTGACTTTTAGCGGAACCCTGCGGAACAGTTCGAGCAACGCCTGGGTGAGTGGAGTGCTGAGCAATGCGCTCTCCTTTAATGGCACCAATGCTTACGTGTATGTGCCGACTTCTCCCTTGTCCACCAATGGCACGCTCTCGGGCGCGGCCTGGGCGTGGGCAGACAGTCGTGGTGCCTGGGCTACGATCATGAAGAATTGGGGATCGACCCTGGCCGGGCAATTTCACTTCGGGCTGGAAGATCCCACTGGCCGGTTGAACCTCTACATTCAACAACAAGATGGGACGCAAGTCGGTTTGAGCGAGCCGGCACAGTTTCCGACCAACTCCTGGCAGCATGTGGCGTTTGTAGCCGATGGGACAATGCTCCGATTGTATCGCAATGGAGTTCAGGTGGCCGCGACGAATTACGACGGCACGCTACGCACTCCTTCGCCGGTGACGCTGCTTACCATGGGCGCGAAGCTTAACGACGCGGGCACCGCTCCTGATCCCAGCAGTTTTTGGCGCGGCAGGCTGGATGAAATGGCCATTTGGACCCGTCCGCTGGGCAGCAACGAAGTGATGAACCTGTACCAGGCGGCGGGATCGAAGCTGGGCACAATGGCATACGCCAATTTGCTGGCGGTGACGCTTCCGCCAACGATCACGAACACAAGCAGTGCGGTTGTGAGCGGAATGATCAATCCAGGCGGGTTGAATTCACTGGCGTGGTTCGAATGGGAATCGATTTCTCCGTACGCCGGCTATGCCACGCCGCCAGTGCTGGTGAGCGGCACCAACAATGTGAATATTACCAATGTCCTCAATGGATTGCAGGTGGGCGGGAGATACGGTTATCACATTGTTGTCAGCAACGCATTTGGTGTGGCGGTGGGTACAAATTTCTCCCTGCCATTCGGAGCGCCTGTCGTCGTTACGCTTCCTCCGTCACAAGTCACTTATGATACGGCGGTGTGGCACGGGACAGTCGATTCCGGTGTTCTCCCGGCAAAGGGGTGGTTTGAATGGTATGTAAACGGGGTAGGCACGACGAGCGCGCCGGTGGTGATTCCTGCCTATTCGGATACCATGCCCTTGGATTTGTCTGTTTCAAATTTGATCATTGGTGGAACTTACCAGGTCAGGTTCTGTGCGAGTAATTCCCTGGATGTGGCCTATGGCCAGTACTATGGCACGAATCTTTACAGCGCCGGTTCATATCCGGCCTTTAGCGACAAACTGGTTGCCTACTGGCCTTTCGATGAAACGAATGGTTTCGTTTTACATGATGCCAGCGGTTCCACGAATGATGCCACGATAATTACCACCCGTCCGAATCCAACATGGACCCCGGGCATTCTTGGTGGTGGATTGGAATTAGATGGGACCGAATGTGCCATTGTTACCAATTATCCGAAGGCTACAACTGCGCTGACTTTTTCAGGCTGGGTTTGGGCGGAGTATCCGCCTACCTGGGCAACGATTGTCAAGAATTGGGGTGACAACCAGGCAGGACAATTCCATCTGGGAATGCTTGAGGGGCAGGGGTATGTCAGCCTTTACTCGGGGGATAGTCCAACCTATGTGCGGGACCCGGTTATGCCCATGGGATCATGGCAGCATTTTGCATTTATCATCGAGACGAATTTGATTGCTCTCTACCACAACGGGGTGCTTAAAGATAGACACCTTTTGGATGTCAATACGCTGCTGAATAATAATATTCAATCGCTCGGTATCGGGGCGAAACCATCGGATGATCCTGGCTCTATCTCTCAACTCACTCCTGGATATTGGTCCGGCAAGTTTGATGATTTCGCTCTTTGGAACCGTGCGCTGACGGATGATGAAATCGCCTTGATTTATCGTTCCGGCAGTTTTGGCTACAGCCTCAAGTCACTCATGGCGGCGCCACATATCACAGTTATGCGTAGTGGAAGCAATCTCAACCTGGGCTGGCCAGCGGGGTTGGTGGGTTATCATCTGGAGCAAAGCCCGACTGTGAATGGTCCAAATTGGACGGCGGTATCGGGTGTGACGACGAATGGCTACACGGTGCCTGCGGCGGGGAGTGCGATGTTTTATCGGTTGCACGGTCCGTGATGGGGAGTCGTTGCTGCGTAAGTGTCTCTGAAGTGGGAAGTGCGGCGATGGTGGTCGAACGGTCGCCCGCTTCGGGGCTGGATTCATTTTTTGGTGCAGGTTCCAGGGGCTTACGCGCCCTGGCTAATGACTGGCGTCCCTTTGGGACTTGGGGATAGAGCGTGGTGGAGGGAAGGTGGCATGGGGGGGGCGGCAAATAGGTCTTGCCATGTGTTCGAAGTCGGAGGTGACGCGGCGCTGGGGGGAGCACTGAGGGTTATTTGGGGGGAATCTTAGCGGTTTCCATGGTTCGCGCGAAGAGGTTATAACTGGTGGTGGGACTTGTTGTTGGGTGCAATGGGATTAGTTTATTTAAAGGTGGGAAGCATGAATACCGCTATCTCAAAACCGCCGGAACACTTTGAATTGCTTGAGGGTTACGCATGTTTTAAGCCCATCGGTGCACCCTGCCTGTCGGAGGTGGTGAGGTTGATTTCCCAAGCGGTTGCCTATGCGTATGATCATAAAATACCCAGATTGCTGGTGAACACAAGCGGGCTCACTGGCATATACCAACCCACCATCATGCAACGGTATGATGCCACGCGCGAGTGGGCATCACAGGCCAGGGGATTTGTAAAGGCGGCGTTGTTTGCCAGACGAGAGGTGATTGATCTGACAAACTTTGGAGACAGTGTCGCCTTCAACGCCGGGCTTTGTGGCAAAGCGTTCACTTCCGAGGCTGAGGCACTCGCATGGCTCCTGGACGATGAGACAGGGTGATGGGCCGAAATTGTGAACCTTCCCCTGGTGGGGCGCGACGGGCGGGGAATTGGTTGCGTCCAACCTCACCCCGCTCCGCTGGCATTTCAGAGGCTTTTCCCTCATTGCAGCCAGTGAAAGTTTCGGTCGCGGTGCTACCGTACCCAGAAGGTGGTACTAGGTCAATCGCCCGTGCGAGCTCTCCATGCCAATAAAAACAAGCCTATTTTTTAATCTGTGGGGACAGTGCCTTATTTTTCTGTTCCTCCGGGATCGCGTTGGTCTGGCCAGGTGCCGAGCTTTGTGTTGGTGCACCGCCCTCAGGGAGAGTGGATATCCGCGTGACTGTTAGTTCGACCACTTGAGCCACGTGTAAGTCCTCACGATCTTTGCCTTTCCAATTGGGGGTCATGAGCTTTAAAACCGCCCGTGCTGGAAATACAATTCCGTTTAGGTTAGTCGTTTCAAGTAATTGATAACTCAGTTCGTTAAATCCTTTATCAAACGGAGCACCATGCCGAATAATCTTGGTCTCAACCTCCCCATTAGCTGCAACTTCGATATCGAGAGTCACCCCATTATTCGTGATGTTTAAATTCGAAAGAAAAGCACTTCCCGGTTTGAGATAGCTGGCCGTGTAATACCCTTCGTTCTGAGGATGGTTGAAAATATCTAGGCTGTCCCTACAGTTTGGGATAAGAGGAAATCTGCGAATTCGCTTGCCGTCAATCAATGGCAATTCCGGCTTCGGACAGATACTCAACCAGAACGCAAACAGTTCAGTATTGCCAGCTGTAGGAAATGCAAGTGGACAGACAACAGCTTCTGTTTTGGATTTGCTGGTAAACATTATGTAGCTACTTACGCCACCCGGAACCTTCCTGAAGTACTCGGCAGCTGGGCTATGTTCCTTTGGATTCTTGTAATTGAGTTCAGCCTGCCACCACCCATTGCTATAACTAAAAACGGCATTTCCTTCGGTTTCCCAGTAAGGTGTCGTTTGGCCATGCCTGACAACCTTTCGCGTAATTTTCGCCTCGGCAACAAAAGGAGGCACAGCTTCCTCTGCCATGGTGGCTGGCACTGATCCGAAATTGAGCGCAACTATGATGAGAACCCACATCCAGGATAGGGCGTTCCATCTAATCCTTGGTCGCAAGTGAATCATGTCGATCACAATTTCTGGCGGAAAGATTTTGTAACTTCTCACACTTCCTTGGGTTTGTTAATAAAGTTTAATTAACGATCATTCGCAGATTTTCCATTGGATGGCGAGGAGATTGTTTTCAGAAGCTGGGTAGGTGGGGAATTTGAGTCGAGCATTTGCCTCGAAAGGCGATAATCACTCACAACGGTTTTACCAGGGATATGGACATCCAGTGACCTCCCTGAAGAAAAGCGTCCGGCCTTGACGACCGAAGCCTCAATCGTTGTCTCTATTTTCGGCGTTTCACTTCCTAACCGTTTTGAGTTAAAACGGGTCAGTTTGAAATTAAGAGGCAGCGTTAAACCATCTACATTGGTCACGCCATTTACCTCGTAATGCGCTGCGATTGACTCCGGCTTAATCCAGCCTGATTTTTTGAGGTCGTCGAGATAACCATCGGGAAGAAGTTGCTTGCCGGCCCAGCCATACACTG
The Pedosphaera parvula Ellin514 DNA segment above includes these coding regions:
- a CDS encoding FG-GAP-like repeat-containing protein; the encoded protein is MKLKHLFSCLALCQLFFTSLSASAQGTAFSYQGHLQNNGVPANGSFDLTFTLFDASINGNTVAGPITNSATAVSNGLFTATLDFGAGVFTGSNYWLQIGARTNGNVNPYVMLAPLQPVTPAPYAIFAPNAGTAQTAASADSIAATNISGTIALAQLPPTVVTNNATGMNLTGTFSGDGAGVTNINLASVNSSGTIAATALPSGNFVRSAFLGTGLGPNSVVAADVNGDGKLDLICANNGPNNQNGNLTVLTNDGAGNFALSASLGVGVAPTSVAAADVNGDGKVDLISANQNDSTLTVLTNTGTGQFIFSALLSVGSFPHCVIATDINGDSKVDLISANSGGNSLTVLTNDGSGHFAVSASPGAGSGTFGVTAADVNGDGKADLISANFSGNSLTVLTNDGTGHFVLSASPGVGFGPGSVTAADVNGDGKVDLISVNMSVSSLSVLINDGAGHFALSSTLGAGPTPYSVAAADVNGDGQVDLICADSGSTILTVLTNNGTGHFGLFNTFDVGEAPVSVVATNVNGDGLVDLICANHNANTLTVLTNTPRFIYAYNGSFSGNGTGLTSLNASQITSGTVPLARLPTAVVTNTENGVTLGGSFAGSFSGSSTGTFTGNGSGLTNLNASQLTTGTVPTAQLPANIITSSATLTNLTVSGTVTASNINTAAGTLTVNSNIIANGTVYGGMFISTGPNAELNIYDRGGVATYGQWSFYALNGKASFWQSGIGDRMSIDNTGNVRAVGSFLASTTPDLAETIPAADNVEAGDIVCADPLRRESVIRCGKDNQGILGVISDGTSGFIINANGKSVDAPLTGKPLVLAGRVPVKVSLENGPVHIGDTLAPSSIPGIAMRSTGTGSTIGIALDNFTAENLSRGTQTGTVLCFVKAHEGTSTNAVQQMRQLLSERDTRIETLEKTVAELKAAISKLSTSPQAGTSFAP
- a CDS encoding LamG-like jellyroll fold domain-containing protein, translated to MRRRWCSCPIPASYYFTNSTYTANSQGNLVIVEGLAAIIAAGLQTTNYDTVHLLAPDPLSYGGAFAAIGGNFAWFNGVMPTNVIVHETGHNYGLGHANSMQDFTSSWLLSPKRSNGSWVGSAEYADIYDMMGGSGPHAPFPNSHFHARAKYMLNWIPPGQVVDATTNGVYRIYCFDHLETRALGKPMALRLTANGVEIFGGFRERYASAPDTSGLCLVTGDDLSRGGPSQYLIDTVPLPVVSNNVVVKDLEDSPLGVGQWWEDPSGTFRLHTVALGGTGANAYVDVQVEKLDSNPLQLFTDATLRTNGLMGSYVSRNLMATNQLDWRGNQTISGRRVDKTLDFGTPDWGNSASVGITGGNATNWDNFSVQWDGVLVVNQTVDVVLRSDDCSQMWIDLNHDGVFATSGPEFINNNWGIGQSATDSAATTLKPGTYAIRIQYVEGGGDNVLRLLTTVEPFSVYADANLTTNGLVGSYVNTSLRSVSAQTDWRTSQTIAGTRIDAYPGFFDSGWGDRTTLHLTGGTTNTDWENFSVQWDGWIQVTTPMTFASRSDDGSRFWIDLNKDGSFGSAAPELVTNHWGVPMSGEIWSGMTPVVNPGNYRIRIQYEEGSGGNTFVLAGQKAWTSPSCAGGQTLIVDTTASEGPGSLSEAINTLNQCGSGTIQITAAGTIHCPPSFNPAIQGQITIQGPGAGLLQLSGTNALGVSSNLFTVATNGSLMLSGMTLADANGIFNSAGTINMTNCTLANFGPSSSGVGAAIYVTGTLRLTNCVFGALKASATNGMFEVPPGQTLVLTGCGTLGLTNGFLCNFGTTVLNGFTAHDGGAVRVGEGSMIYNAGSLVVTNSLFTNAFATGGAIEVAASGTLTVANSTFSGVKGGAICNRGLTIVNGTLLTNCVSGIMRTGGAIYNAGSLRVTNCVFSGNIAAGGNGGGVTSGNWGGGGGGGGGFGGAIHNEAGVTVAQGCTFLNNQARGGDGGHGGVVASYTIPYPGGTGGSPQGGVAPTGNFDLPATPGIVTGAGGSGEGSWTMGFPVGGAGAFGGGGGGGGGRNYPASYPFSDGGAGGTFAGNGHGNDGSYPGGGGGGAGGGGAICVLTGSARVTSCTFYGNSATNGMGGGGGGGDGQPGQGLGGAIFNVGGQLAMTGNTFAGNRAATLGDTVYELVQHSPVSSGLVAYWDFNTPGANTNVNDVFLTFSGTLRNSSSNAWVSGVLSNALSFNGTNAYVYVPTSPLSTNGTLSGAAWAWADSRGAWATIMKNWGSTLAGQFHFGLEDPTGRLNLYIQQQDGTQVGLSEPAQFPTNSWQHVAFVADGTMLRLYRNGVQVAATNYDGTLRTPSPVTLLTMGAKLNDAGTAPDPSSFWRGRLDEMAIWTRPLGSNEVMNLYQAAGSKLGTMAYANLLAVTLPPTITNTSSAVVSGMINPGGLNSLAWFEWESISPYAGYATPPVLVSGTNNVNITNVLNGLQVGGRYGYHIVVSNAFGVAVGTNFSLPFGAPVVVTLPPSQVTYDTAVWHGTVDSGVLPAKGWFEWYVNGVGTTSAPVVIPAYSDTMPLDLSVSNLIIGGTYQVRFCASNSLDVAYGQYYGTNLYSAGSYPAFSDKLVAYWPFDETNGFVLHDASGSTNDATIITTRPNPTWTPGILGGGLELDGTECAIVTNYPKATTALTFSGWVWAEYPPTWATIVKNWGDNQAGQFHLGMLEGQGYVSLYSGDSPTYVRDPVMPMGSWQHFAFIIETNLIALYHNGVLKDRHLLDVNTLLNNNIQSLGIGAKPSDDPGSISQLTPGYWSGKFDDFALWNRALTDDEIALIYRSGSFGYSLKSLMAAPHITVMRSGSNLNLGWPAGLVGYHLEQSPTVNGPNWTAVSGVTTNGYTVPAAGSAMFYRLHGP